A portion of the Lolium rigidum isolate FL_2022 chromosome 1, APGP_CSIRO_Lrig_0.1, whole genome shotgun sequence genome contains these proteins:
- the LOC124683431 gene encoding molybdate transporter 1-like, protein MTSAPAMATTTADPEALTGFHGDASKQPTSLLGRARDNLTFRSVWSELNGAMGDLGTYIPIVLSLSLSRHLDLGTTLIFTGIYNAVTGLVYGVPMPVQPMKSIAAAALSDPSFDIPEIMAAGILTAAFVLLLGVTRLMKLVYWFVPLPVVRGIQLAQGLNFAMAAVKYIRYEQDLSKGKSAGRRPWAGLDGLVLALAAVCFIILVNGAGEDQVHVAPGTVAADQEEEGGQGNNSRRSWRRRWASAIPSAVIVFVLGVVFAIIRHPAAVKELRLGPSRMRVVHIPREAWKQGFIKGAVPQIPLSVLNSVVAVCKLTRDLFPEKEASATSVSVTMGAMNLVGCWFGAMPCCHGAGGLAGQYKFGGRSGACVAALGGLKLALGLLLGGSVLRVLTNFPVGLLGVLLLFAGVELAIAARDMSTKAEAFVMLVCTAISLVGSSAALGFLCGMVAHGLLLLRAWTVSSM, encoded by the coding sequence ATGACATCGGCACCGGCgatggccaccaccaccgccgatcCTGAGGCGCTCACCGGCTTccacggcgacgcctccaagcaACCGACGTCGCTGCTCGGCCGGGCGCGCGACAACCTGACGTTCCGGTCGGTGTGGTCGGAGCTCAACGGCGCCATGGGCGACCTGGGCACCTACATCCCCATCGTGCTCTCGCTGTCGCTCTCCCGCCACCTCGACCTCGGCACCACGCTCATCTTCACCGGCATCTACAACGCCGTCACGGGCCTCGTCTACGGCGTGCCCATGCCGGTGCAGCCCATGAagtccatcgccgccgccgcgctctccGACCCGTCGTTCGACATCCCCGAGATCATGGCCGCCGGCATCCTCACCGCcgccttcgtcctcctcctcggcgtcacCCGCCTCATGAAGCTCGTCTACTGGTTCGTGCCGCTCCCCGTCGTCCGCGGCATCCAGCTCGCGCAGGGCCTCAACTTCGCCATGGCCGCTGTCAAGTACATTCGCTACGAGCAGGACCTCAGCAAGGGAAAGTCCGCGGGGAGGCGCCCCTGGGCCGGGCTCGACGGCCTCGTGCTCGCTCTCGCCGCCGTCTGCTTCATCATCCTCGTCAACGGCGCCGGCGAAGACCAAGTCCACGTGGCGCCGGGCACCGTTGCCgccgaccaagaagaagaaggaggacaaGGAAACAACAGCCGCAGGAGCTGGAGGCGTCGCTGGGCGTCGGCGATCCCGTCGGCGGTGATCGTGTTCGTGCTGGGCGTGGTGTTCGCCATCATCCGGCATCCGGCGGCGGTGAAAGAGCTGCGCCTTGGGCCATCGAGGATGCGGGTGGTGCACATACCGAGGGAGGCGTGGAAGCAGGGGTTCATCAAGGGCGCCGTGCCGCAGATCCCGCTCTCGGTGCTCAACTCGGTGGTGGCCGTGTGCAAGCTGACGCGCGACCTGTTCCCGGAGAAGGAGGCGTCGGCGACGTCGGTCTCAGTGACCATGGGCGCCATGAACCTGGTGGGCTGCTGGTTCGGCGCCATGCCGTGCTGCCACGGCGCGGGCGGGCTGGCGGGGCAGTACAAGTTCGGCGGCCGCAGCGGCGCGTGCGTGGCTGCACTTGGCGGGCTCAAGCTGGCGCTGGGGCTGCTCCTCGGCGGCTCCGTGCTGCGCGTGCTCACCAACTTCCCGGTCGGGCTGCTCGGCGTGCTGCTGCTCTTCGCCGGCGTGGAGCTGGCCATCGCTGCCAGGGACATGTCGACCAAGGCGGAGGCGTTCGTCATGCTCGTCTGCACCGCCATCTCGCTCGTCGGCTCCAGCGCCGCGCTGGGCTTCCTCTGCGGCATGGTGGCGCACGGCCTGCTGCTGCTCAGGGCATGGACAGTTTCTTCCATGTAA
- the LOC124692134 gene encoding protein odr-4 homolog, translating to MVKAVVADEARIKAFEDGVASSGAPRAQVGLVVGKLSASSDRALVYSLLPTPPTDAGEPACSLRAAAPSAGKAKSKGGGKGGAASSSDAPPALQFDVDWVAEHARQVSRMLLGGMSVIGIYVWASEGSFKATSPAVLSQVIRVVSQAVPWYGSDFDERLLIHLSYSPRRWACRICEMASGSLRPCDFKFSKLLTSLQTFRCTYNFETRLNVVQAESFKKVMSKAISHLTKEVQNAKALVDGVLLSDDMTITSESSHKVDFLVPFKTNLPAGECSLEGVAGLLVFAGSVSALAYLGPKESITEAISDLKADIVASLRSRLDIILDDDEVDDDSTTNDVENSPSQKATQVIFHELREPYSFSFPRRILIPWLDSSYICDYLQQSETTKDALERCKEVISLETDLEDSSILEPEVAAASATLESFWDVVPGASSRARADPSSKDGPSEQANSSRRAQGSSFSILAALFALLVALLVGYMFAFSANSKT from the exons ATGGTGAAGGCGGTGGTCGCCGACGAGGCGCGCATCAAGGCCTTCGAGGACGGCGTCGCCTCCTCCGGCGCCCCTCGAGCCCAG GTGGGGCTGGTGGTCGGCAAGCTCAGCGCCTCATCCGACCGCGCCCTCGTCTACTCCCTGCTCCCCACGCCGCCCACCGACGCCGGCGAGCCCGCTTGCTCCCTCCGGGCCGCCGCCCCCTCGGCTGGCAAGGCCAAGTCCAAGGGAGGCGGCAAGGGTGGCGCCGCGTCTTCTTCCGACGCGCCGCCGGCGCTCCAGTTCGATGTCGATTGGGTCGCTGAGCACGCTCGACAG GTGTCGAGGATGCTTCTTGGAGGAATGAGTGTCATAGGTATATATGTATGGGCTTCTGAGGGATCCTTCAAAGCGACTTCTCCTGCTGTTTTATCACAG GTAATTAGAGTGGTTTCTCAGGCAGTTCCTTGGTACGGCAGTGACTTTGATGAGAGGCTGCTCATTCATCTCTCTTACAGCCCGAGAAG GTGGGCCTGTCGTATATGTGAGATGGCATCAGGAAGTTTAAGGCCATGTGACTTCAAATTTAGCAAACTGTTAACTTCACTTCAGACTTTCAGATGCACAtacaattttgagacaag GTTGAATGTTGTTCAAGCCGAGTCTTTTAAGAAAGTTATGTCAAAGGCAATCAGTCATCTCACAAAGGAAGTGCAGAATGCCAAAGCTTTAGTTGATGGAGTTCTG TTGTCAGATGATATGACCATCACTTCAGAGAGTTCACACAAAGTCGATTTTCTTGTACCTTTCAAGACAAATTTGCCTGCCGGAG AATGCAGTTTAGAGGGAGTTGCTGGGTTGCTTGTCTTTGCTGGATCTGTCAGTGCATTGGCATACTTGGGCCCAAAAGAATCTATCACAGAAGCTATATCTGATCTGAAG GCGGACATCGTTGCGAGCCTAAGAAGCAGATTGGATATCATCCTCGATGATGATGAGGTAGATGATGACTCGACCACTAATGATGTGGAGAATTCACCATCTCAGAAGGCCACACAAGTTATATTTCACGAGTTGAG AGAACCTTATAGTTTCTCATTCCCTAGAAGGATTCTGATTCCTTGGTTGGATAGCTCCTATATATGCGACTACTTGCAACAATCAGAGACAACAAAG GACGCACTAGAACGCTGCAAGGAAGTGATATCACTGGAAACagacctggaggactcttcaatcCTAGAACCAGAAGTCGCAGCAGCTTCCGCCACACTAGAATCATTCTGGGATGTGGTGCCTGGAGCTTCATCACGTGCACGTGCTGATCCCAGTTCAAAAGATGGGCCCTCTGAACAGGCGAATAGCTCAAGGAGAGCACAAGGCAGCAGTTTCAGCATCCtagctgctttgtttgctctcctgGTTGCTCTTTTGGTTGGGTATATGTTTGCATTTTCCGCCAACTCGAAAACGTGA